A DNA window from Haladaptatus cibarius D43 contains the following coding sequences:
- a CDS encoding AbrB/MazE/SpoVT family DNA-binding domain-containing protein, translated as MSDAEEGTTVTVTSKGQATIPKEFRDKLHIDTPGRVRFVENETGEIVIRPVKRPSEIRGALASKAEDGEQSATELLREERERDKKKAEEKESRSERDE; from the coding sequence ATGAGCGACGCTGAAGAGGGAACCACTGTTACCGTCACGAGCAAGGGACAGGCAACGATTCCGAAAGAGTTCCGCGATAAGCTCCACATCGACACGCCAGGGCGTGTTCGATTCGTTGAGAACGAAACGGGAGAAATCGTGATTCGACCGGTCAAGCGCCCGTCCGAGATTCGAGGCGCACTCGCATCCAAGGCCGAAGACGGAGAACAGTCGGCCACGGAACTGCTCCGCGAGGAACGAGAGCGAGACAAAAAGAAAGCCGAAGAGAAAGAAAGCCGGTCGGAGCGCGATGAATGA
- a CDS encoding PIN domain-containing protein has translation MTVVFDAEPLLAFSFDEPGAAEVEHWLGRVYDSEIDGYVTTINLAEFRYIAARQTSATAADAHINDLREMGVTECKIDDLWQSASDLKASYSPSLGDAYAVAAAKAIDTDDGQNVTLLVGADDDYDVFEETAEFSHLIERFRNNPA, from the coding sequence ATGACGGTCGTCTTCGATGCCGAGCCACTTCTCGCCTTCTCGTTCGATGAACCCGGTGCCGCCGAAGTTGAGCATTGGCTTGGCCGCGTGTACGACAGCGAAATCGACGGCTACGTGACGACGATCAACCTTGCGGAATTTCGGTACATTGCCGCTCGCCAAACGTCAGCAACGGCAGCGGACGCCCATATCAACGACCTTCGGGAGATGGGGGTGACCGAATGCAAGATTGACGACCTATGGCAATCCGCGTCGGATTTGAAAGCCTCGTACAGTCCATCGCTCGGGGATGCATACGCAGTCGCCGCCGCTAAAGCTATCGATACTGACGACGGACAAAATGTAACCCTTCTCGTCGGAGCGGACGACGACTATGATGTGTTCGAAGAAACAGCGGAGTTCTCACACCTCATCGAACGCTTCCGAAACAATCCCGCCTGA
- a CDS encoding oligosaccharide flippase family protein: MADQSSDSSLKSVSRGASFFMAGKGLDNGLRFLLNWILVRGLGGTLFTVYTLGLVVLTFAQVFTNLGTNQSIMKFVPKYDDNPVKRRRMLGLSYLTSLVGGVTVGVAIYIAAPWITQFVDPEYQPYFVDILRVFAFLLPLDTLISCFGSLFKSLEMPEYQVLIRNILTPLLRVVGVTVAILLGFALIGTVAATVIASAIVFCIAIYLVVEKTNLKPKFGASRKEMVEFYDFSLPLTANQTGQVLASKVDLLMVGFLAGAYITTQDAAGIYKIATVLAGILLLPLSAFSQLFPPIASKLYNNGKMDDLESLYRRITRWTFTLGLFPAIGATIYAHELLVVFSDSFAQEGTSVLLLLVVAQLANVSVGPSGYVLMMTDHHYLTLVNQWMLGVCNVVLNYLLIQQFGLIGAAIATASVIVSINALRIIEVWYTERLFPYSRRYIKPVLAGAVSAAVMFGTKTVLEGYVAGLGSSAVVALIQGIVGGVLGLVAFAGVLYLLGIEQEDRDFFAENLPT, from the coding sequence ATGGCTGACCAATCGTCGGACTCATCGCTCAAATCCGTTTCTCGCGGTGCGTCTTTTTTTATGGCTGGGAAGGGTCTCGACAACGGACTTCGATTTCTATTGAATTGGATACTCGTTCGGGGACTGGGAGGAACGCTGTTTACGGTGTACACCCTCGGATTGGTCGTCCTTACCTTCGCGCAGGTGTTCACCAACCTCGGGACGAACCAGTCCATCATGAAATTCGTCCCAAAATACGACGATAACCCGGTAAAACGCCGCCGGATGCTCGGACTGTCCTATCTGACTTCGCTGGTCGGGGGAGTTACCGTCGGCGTAGCTATCTATATCGCCGCCCCGTGGATTACGCAGTTCGTTGACCCCGAGTATCAGCCGTACTTCGTCGATATACTGCGCGTTTTCGCGTTTTTACTCCCCCTCGACACGCTCATTAGCTGTTTCGGGAGCCTCTTCAAGAGTCTCGAAATGCCGGAGTACCAAGTCCTCATTCGAAACATTCTGACTCCACTTCTCCGCGTCGTGGGCGTTACGGTCGCTATTCTCCTCGGATTCGCCCTCATTGGGACGGTGGCCGCGACGGTTATCGCCTCAGCCATCGTGTTCTGTATCGCCATCTATCTGGTGGTGGAGAAAACGAACCTCAAACCGAAGTTCGGTGCCTCGCGGAAGGAAATGGTCGAGTTTTATGACTTCTCACTGCCGCTCACCGCCAATCAGACGGGACAGGTTCTCGCAAGCAAGGTTGACCTCCTCATGGTCGGATTTCTGGCGGGGGCCTACATCACGACGCAAGATGCGGCAGGTATCTACAAAATCGCCACCGTCCTCGCCGGAATACTCCTCCTCCCCCTCAGCGCGTTCAGTCAACTGTTCCCGCCCATCGCGTCGAAGTTGTACAACAACGGGAAGATGGACGATTTGGAATCGCTGTACCGCAGAATCACCCGATGGACGTTCACGCTGGGATTGTTTCCGGCAATCGGAGCCACCATCTACGCACACGAACTGCTGGTCGTGTTCAGCGATTCGTTCGCGCAAGAAGGAACGTCCGTCCTGCTGCTGTTGGTCGTCGCCCAACTCGCAAACGTGAGCGTCGGGCCGTCGGGATACGTGCTGATGATGACCGACCATCACTATCTCACACTCGTCAATCAGTGGATGCTCGGCGTCTGTAACGTGGTTTTGAACTACCTGCTCATCCAGCAGTTCGGACTCATCGGTGCGGCAATCGCAACCGCGAGCGTCATCGTCTCTATCAACGCCCTCCGAATCATCGAAGTCTGGTATACGGAACGGCTGTTTCCCTACTCCAGACGGTACATCAAACCGGTGTTGGCCGGGGCCGTCTCCGCGGCAGTGATGTTTGGAACCAAAACGGTGCTCGAAGGCTACGTCGCGGGACTGGGTTCCAGCGCAGTCGTCGCGCTCATTCAGGGAATCGTCGGCGGCGTCCTTGGACTCGTCGCGTTCGCTGGCGTGCTCTACCTCCTCGGAATCGAGCAGGAAGACCGGGACTTCTTCGCGGAGAACCTCCCGACCTAA
- a CDS encoding HdeD family acid-resistance protein — translation MSTVRTRDGEELANTVQDTWRLLMGVGVVLTVVGLAAIFTPLFTSITLSFLLGAYLVVGGIAHFAHAVSGRGWAGFLGQAILALVFVVAGIAFLLNPLIGLSALTLLLITFFLVEGLVEIGMGLRLRPARGWLLVVISGIISLAVALFVWLEYPSSALWAVGLLFGIGLFTSGLSIVATAMGGRAVAKGVVDEKVGETG, via the coding sequence ATGAGTACCGTCAGGACACGGGATGGAGAGGAGTTAGCGAACACGGTACAGGATACGTGGCGACTGCTGATGGGGGTCGGCGTCGTGCTGACCGTCGTCGGGTTGGCGGCCATTTTTACGCCGCTATTCACTAGTATCACGTTGTCGTTCCTGCTCGGCGCGTATCTCGTCGTCGGTGGCATCGCACACTTCGCTCATGCCGTTTCGGGGCGAGGGTGGGCCGGATTTCTCGGACAGGCGATTTTAGCGCTCGTCTTCGTGGTGGCGGGGATTGCATTCCTGTTGAACCCACTCATCGGACTGTCGGCGTTGACCCTGCTGTTGATCACCTTTTTCCTCGTCGAAGGATTGGTGGAAATCGGCATGGGGCTTCGCCTGCGTCCGGCGCGAGGGTGGCTGTTGGTCGTTATCAGCGGAATTATATCGCTCGCTGTCGCCCTATTCGTCTGGCTCGAGTATCCGAGTTCCGCGCTGTGGGCGGTCGGACTCTTGTTCGGAATCGGCCTCTTTACCAGCGGTCTGTCGATAGTTGCGACTGCGATGGGCGGACGAGCGGTTGCGAAGGGGGTAGTCGATGAAAAAGTCGGAGAGACGGGATAG